One segment of Lytechinus variegatus isolate NC3 chromosome 13, Lvar_3.0, whole genome shotgun sequence DNA contains the following:
- the LOC121426292 gene encoding ribonuclease P protein subunit p25-like protein, which produces MEHYEKGKVIEDDDPDGPFIHLGFKFDDVITMKIRSGTKIKNIIQFATKKMQEDETRRIIFIGKGQAVTKTVTCVEILKREMKNLHQINKSYFRRIEEYWEPKEEGLDRLKVNKDVPALAVLLSKDRLDDTELGYQAPGSFEAHRIVEAKQDKRKKNQQRQPTGGGGDGESRSARSVDQRQERENQGSMARRKRQRKRRDEQRTFNEKQGSSGDKTKE; this is translated from the exons A TGGAGCATTATGAAAAGGGTAAAGTGATAGAAGACGATGACCCTGATGGTCCTTTCATCCATCTTGGATTCAAGTTCGATGATGTCATTACAATGAAGATTAGGTCTGGAACCAAGATAAAGAACATCATTCAGTTTGCTACCAAGAAAATGCAG GAAGATGAAACTAGAAGAATTATATTTATAGGGAAAGGTCAGGCTGTTACCAAGACTGTGACATGTGTTGAAATCCTGAAGAGAGAGATGAAAAACCTTCACCAAATAAACAAATCTTACTTCAGAAG AATAGAAGAATACTGGGAGCCTAAAGAGGAAGGATTAGATAG ACTAAAGGTGAATAAGGATGTCCCTGCATTGGCTGTTCTTCTCTCCAAAGATCGACTAGATGACACTGAACTTGG CTACCAAGCACCGGGGTCTTTTGAAGCTCATCGAATAGTTGAAGCAAAGCAAGACAAGAGAAAGAAGAACCAACAAAGACAGCCGACTGGAGGAGGCGGTGATGGAGAATCACGGTCTGCACGTTCTGTCGATCAAAGACAGGAGAGGGAAAACCAGGGCAGCATGGCAAGAAGGAAGAGGCAAAGGAAGAGGAGAGATGAGCAGAGAACGTTTAATGAGAAGCAAGGTAGCAGTGGAGACAAGACCAAGGAATAA